The genomic stretch gttttttaattacatttttaaaaatacataGCACTTTTTCTAGACCTCTCTGTTTGTCGAGCAATCTCATAACGTATTCTTGAAAGGGTTTTAAAACAATGACGATATTTTACAAATCAAAAACGAAAATACGTTGTCTCTACTGGGGCTATGGTTTCTGGATTGTACTGATCTGGGCGTGATGGTCTAGCTCTAGACGGTCAGACGACCCAAACCCAGGCTTGGGGGTACCGTAAAACTTGACAACATGGCAGGGGAAGGGTGGTTGGGTCAGTCTTAGTACAACGCCTCGGCATTACTGCTCCTAGGCTTCTTTATCTTGTCAATGTTCTTCAAGATCATGTCGTGTAACGTTACCTGTAGCAGAGCAGAGTTCAGGATTAGAACGCAACATGTTAACTTGCGGGTAGAAATGGATGGTGAGGAAAACTATTCCTGTGTATAACAGGACATTTGACTCACGTATTGATTTCTCAGCTCTGAAACTATGATcttgaggctgatgtattctttCTCATCAATCTCCGTCACTGTGCGCCGGTAGTCCTCCTATTTAGCGACATAAGGTAAATAGTAATGTAGGTGCAGGTAAAATATGCATATTAGGGTTGGAACGATATCCAAATGTCCATACCATCAGTTTGCCCTCAGTAAATGCACACACTAGATAGGTTTCTGCCTGGAAGAAGCTTGCCAACCAGACCTGCAGTTAGCAAATCACACTTACCACATGTGGGTATTTTGCTATTTTGGACACCAGCTTTGCTCTTGTGATGTAGTATCTATGGGCAGAAAGGAAATAAGATGATTACATAGTCTACTGCAGTAAGAGTGCTCAGCGTAAACAAAGTAAAGACTAGTTCGTACCTGGATATCTGGTCGAGGTAAGATGCTGCCTCTCCCTCCACTGTTCGGAGTTCAGCAActgtctcctcctgcagatgcCCAATCAGTCATTGAGTAATGGTTCAATGTAGCTATACACTTAAATGAGACCTTAGGTACAGACTGCAATACCATTTGcccttttaatacatttgaagtaAACATGGCACCTGAATTGAAACTCCAAAGTTGTTGCCATCTTCTATTCTTGGGATAAGCAACTGAACCCACATTTTGACCTAAAGAACAAGAAAGACTACTTATCACCCATGATCTAATATTCAATGAGTGATATGAGCACCCGTCCAAATAGATTAAGGAAGAAACGGTGTGGGATAAAGCTGCGTACCGTGTTACATTTCTCTATCAGTGTCCTGATCTCTGGCTTGACCTTCTCGATCAGGTCCACCAGCTTGGCATTGCTCTTCATCATACCACCGGGCATGACAAAAACCTTGGTGCCAGCCActgtagaaggggaagagaagaTGAACAAGAGAGGTTTTATAACTGGACTTGACCATAAGAGCAAACGGAGCAGCTGCAACCCCACTTTCAAAATAGGGGTGCAAACATGTTTTGCATCCCCACTTTACTAGAACAATATCATGATACATTGGGTAATCTATCATTTTCAATAATTAGTCATAATTAGAGCTAGGTAATAAAATAGATATGGCCATTGTATATATgatataataaaacagattgCATTATGCACCCACCCCCCATCGCCTCAAGATGAATGGTTTTGACCACTCGAAAGTTTTGCGTCGGTCCCGCGCACACTGTTGGTTCAGTGCAGTTAGAAAGCACTAGTTGTACCACTGATGCTTACAATGAAAAGGCACCTGCAATAATACATTTCTTTATCCATTTTGTTGTACTCTTACATCTGTATTGTTGTTTCATATCCGATGGTGTTGGTTCAATGGTATTGTCACATCATTTGAGCTCCATTCACCACAAACAAATTGATTGTAGGGTTTCACTTTGCCTGTTAAGAGCCATGACGAGCACAGGCATGTCCCGATTTCGCTGGAGCGCAGTAGGACTGAGTAGCCTTCCACCAGCCTACAAAAGGTTACACCTTAGTAGAGAACTGCACGATTTAAGGACAGGGTCAAGTTTACAGTTGAAGCTGCTTCCCACTCCACCACTAGAGTTCAGTTAGCTTCCATGCTAGCTGTAAAAAGTCATTAGTGCTATTAGCTTATTTAGCTATAACCAGCCATAATGGATACCAGAAGTCAAACCACTGAGGCCGCCGGCAAGCCCCGCAGAAGATGCTGCTGCCGAGCTTCAACGAGTTCCGCGTGAAGAGCAGACGCACCCTTCAACAACTGCCGCCGGGATAATGGCTCCACAGCCCTTTCCGACTGTTCCTGACAAATCTTGGAACAGAGGAGGCGGACCAGGTTAGAATCTTAACCTAGCCGCAGGGTTTCTGTTGAAAAAAACGTCCATTTAATAGCAACCGGTTCATAGGAAAAGAGTGGCTGGAATACTGAGTTTCTGCAGATTGACAGGGGAACCAAAGTGACACAAAGTTCTGTATTGGGTCCATGGCTTTCGTCCAAGGCGGGTATTCTAACTGGAAGCATGCCATTGATAGAACCAAAGGATTCACTAGGCACGCATCAAACAGGGAGcatttgaaatgcactgcagaaAGAAAAACAAGTTTGGTGTGCAATGGGAACTGAGGTGTCAACACTTGTTAAATGATAGGCAGCTGGCAATAACTTATTTTCCACTGACAAATGTGTTAAGTCAGCACAGATGAAGCATGCTACATCCAACGAAAGCTCAACTAATCCAACTGGCATTTGAGGGGGATCTTAAAAGACGATTTCGGGAAGAATGAAATGATCAATTACTCAGGAAGTTCAACAGAGCATCAAGAAGACTGCAACTCTTCTGGAAAGGTAAGAAACAAACGTATGCTCAActaaaatataaaacgcaacatgtaaagtgttggtcacatgtttcattagctgaagtaaaaaaaaaaatccctgaaATGTTTcaaatgcacaaaaagcttatatcTCTCAAATGTCTTTACATCTGTaggtgagcatttctcatttgccaacataaaccatccacctgacaggcatggcgtatcaagaatctgattaaacacaAGTGCATCTtgcaggggacaataaaagaccactctaaaatgtaccgtttgtcacaacacaatgccacagatgtctaaagTTGAAGGAGCATGACCCTGTGTAactacaccagcccaggacctccacatccggcttcttcacctgggggattgtctgagaccagccatcctgacagctaatgaaactgaggagtatttctgcctggggggggggggctaaccATGGTGCCCCTgtccagttatgtgaaatccattgattagAGATTAATACATTTACttcaattgaccgatttccttatattaactggaactcagtaaaatcgttaaaTTGTTGCATGATGCGTTTATAATGTTGTTCAGTTTAATTGGTTGGTTTTACATCAAAATCTTGGTAGTATAGCCAGTGGCTTCATTTTCAGCAAACACCTAGGCTATGCAATGGCAAAATGACTTCTTTAGCTAGCCTATATTTCCATTGCCAAAACAGCCTTGCTATGTGTGTAgggtgctgtccatggtgctgatagaGCGACACAGATTTCACGCCAACCTGTCACTTTTTGGTCAAAAGCACTCAATGGTCTCTGCATTTTAAGTTTTAGGTTTGTGTTTCGGTGTGATATAAGCAGAAATCAATATCATTCCGATGCAAGAAACCAAATGACTCTCCTGGGTATAGCTACATATTAGTATGTTTCATCATAGAAATGGATAGCCTACATATTATTGCTATGGTTATCTTGGTAGCCTATTGCTTTTCATGCGTTTAAATGGAACTGCAAGTATTGAAACTGTTTTTAATGTATGCCGGCATTGTGTTCGTTCATATTCGCAGTTGTGTCGGTAATCTAAGACAAACTGCTATTTAGTACCTTAGTTTGCATGAATAACTAGGGTACTACTTTCGGCATTTAGTTCGCATTATTTTGTTAAGACACCCGTGTGTATGGTTGCATTCACATAGGCTGTTTAACTGAacaaaatgactatcgccccatagcacacttgtcatta from Oncorhynchus keta strain PuntledgeMale-10-30-2019 chromosome 24, Oket_V2, whole genome shotgun sequence encodes the following:
- the LOC118357557 gene encoding proteasome activator complex subunit 3-like, giving the protein MNSLLKVDNELKTKVDAFRERITGEAEELVASFFPNKLLELDHFLKDPGLNICELKEIHSEINLTVPDPIILSNLHDGLEAQNAKKRKMEDGSGEDKVAGTKVFVMPGGMMKSNAKLVDLIEKVKPEIRTLIEKCNTVKMWVQLLIPRIEDGNNFGVSIQEETVAELRTVEGEAASYLDQISRYYITRAKLVSKIAKYPHVEDYRRTVTEIDEKEYISLKIIVSELRNQYVTLHDMILKNIDKIKKPRSSNAEALY